A part of Scylla paramamosain isolate STU-SP2022 chromosome 24, ASM3559412v1, whole genome shotgun sequence genomic DNA contains:
- the LOC135112571 gene encoding facilitated trehalose transporter Tret1-2 homolog: MLISSKIYAAEITNISFRGMATITTEVMKFVGYLTVAATATDLSWYKMAMINVILLVIYGISVWLVLPETPAFLTVQNKEAEARRVLRVVRGPKADVDAELSLLKLRNEREDGSSGYTALIKKDTRMLNKMVPLFVLIFLRAFCGSDVIISYTTRMLKDLGVTMDHNLSTLIISSVSLSGVILSGSVVDRVGRRLCLIVSLVFMATGYAMLGFYTYFLPPAPLPGHEPDIRLLPSLDDSATVSYLPEAPSGGEVENRLFPVFCFNGIAFANAAGLSSLPLLIAVEYFPTSIRAQGLSVCLLWLNFITIAALQLYSTMVEVLTLAGLYWHYALLSAAAILHVMFFIRETNQQDIG, from the exons ATGTTGATCTCCTCAAAGATATATGCTGCTGAAATCACCAACATCAGCTTCCGCGGCATGGCTACTATCACTACAGAAGTCATGAAGTTCGTGGGATACTTGACGGTAGCGGCGACTGCAACTGACTTATCATGGTACAAGATGGCCATGATCAACGTTATTCTGTTAGTTATATACGGCATCAGTGTGTGGCTGGTACTGCCCGAGACTCCCGCATTCCTCACCGTGCAGAACAAGGAGGCCGAGGCACGCAGAGTTCTAAGGGTAGTCAGAGGTCCGAAAGCTGACGTGGATGCAGAGTTGTCGCTTCTAAAACTCCGCAATGAACGGGAAGACGGCAGCTCGGGATACACTGCCTTGATTAAAAAAGATACTCGTATGTTGAACAAAATGGTGCCACTGTTTGTACTGATTTTCTTACGGGCATTCTGTGGCTCAGATGTCATTATATCGTACACAACACGCATGCTGAAAGACCTCGGCGTCACAATGGACCACAACCTGAGCACCCTCATCATCTCCTCGGTGAGTCTGAGTGGCGTCATTCTCTCGGGCAGCGTGGTGGACCGCGTGGGACGCCGCTTGTGTTTGATAGTGTCCCTTGTGTTCATGGCTACTGGCTACGCTATGCTGGGATTCTATACTTACTTTCTACCGCCTGCACCATTGCCCGGACATGAGCCTGACATCAGACTGTTACCTTCGCTGGACGACAGCGCGACGGTCTCCTATCTACCTGAGGCACCAAG TGGTGGCGAAGTGGAAAACCGGTTGTTTCCTGTGTTTTGCTTCAATGGGATCGCCTTCGCCAATGCTGCCGGCTTGAGTTCCTTACCATTACTGATAGCGGTGGAGTATTTCCCCACAAGCATCAGGGCACAG GGGCTGAGCGTGTGTCTGTTATGGCTGAATTTCATAACCATCGCCGCCCTTCAACTCTACAGCACAATGGTGGAAGTGCTTACGCTGGCGGGACTCTACTGGCACTATGCACTCCTCTCTGCTGCAGCGATACTACATGTCATGTTCTTCATTCGGGAAACCAATCAGCAGGACAttggctaa
- the LOC135112779 gene encoding uncharacterized protein LOC135112779 isoform X3, protein MARPPRVIKVLVVGNSTVDKGLLLSKFENSERRDYSFVSTIDGQTVRLQLWDAGWTEAWAAVDASSHDARAASALLLVYDVTREDTYESVRMWLQRVKSAGRCTDRVVMMVLGDNCHFQRDDRQVTWERGKELGREGRVAFLEVSSVTAANLETALKSVARAVLAKESAAAHQSSSNDRSTCSLQ, encoded by the exons ATGGCCCGTCCTCCTCGTGTTATTAAGGTATTAGTGGTGGGGAACAGTACTGTGGATAAAGGACTCTTGCTCAGCAAATTCGAGAACAGTGAGAGAAGAGATTATTCCTTTGTATCTACTATTG ATGGCCAGACGGTCAGACTGCAGCTGTGGGACGCAGGGTGGACCGAGGCGTGGGCTGCCGTGGACGCCTCGTCCCACGACGCCCGTGCAGCTTCCGCCCTTCTGCTGGTGTACGATGTGACTAGGGAAGACACCTATGAGAGCGTCAGGATGTG GCTGCAGAGAGTGAAATCGGCTGGACGTTGCACAGACCGGGTTGTTATGATGGTTCTTGGGGACAACTGTCACTTTCAACGTGATGAtcggcag GTGACGTGGGAGCGAGGCAAGGAGCTGGGGCGAGAGGGACGCGTGGCGTTCTTAGAGGTCTCCTCTGTCACCGCCGCCAATCTGGAAACGGCCCTCAAGTCCGTGGCTCGCGCTGTGCTGGCTAAG GAATCGGCGGCTGCCCACCAGTCCTCAAGCAACGACAGAAGCACGTGTTCATTGCAGTAA
- the LOC135112779 gene encoding ras-related protein Rab-8B-like isoform X1 has product MARPPRVIKVLVVGNSTVDKGLLLSKFENSERRDYSFVSTIGLSCCLTIIPLVLSIPFRVRDVNVDGQTVRLQLWDAGWTEAWAAVDASSHDARAASALLLVYDVTREDTYESVRMWLQRVKSAGRCTDRVVMMVLGDNCHFQRDDRQVTWERGKELGREGRVAFLEVSSVTAANLETALKSVARAVLAKESAAAHQSSSNDRSTCSLQ; this is encoded by the exons ATGGCCCGTCCTCCTCGTGTTATTAAGGTATTAGTGGTGGGGAACAGTACTGTGGATAAAGGACTCTTGCTCAGCAAATTCGAGAACAGTGAGAGAAGAGATTATTCCTTTGTATCTACTATTG gTTTATCTTGCtgccttaccatcattcctctGGTTTTAA GCATTCCCTTTCGTGTGAGGGACGTAAACGTAGATGGCCAGACGGTCAGACTGCAGCTGTGGGACGCAGGGTGGACCGAGGCGTGGGCTGCCGTGGACGCCTCGTCCCACGACGCCCGTGCAGCTTCCGCCCTTCTGCTGGTGTACGATGTGACTAGGGAAGACACCTATGAGAGCGTCAGGATGTG GCTGCAGAGAGTGAAATCGGCTGGACGTTGCACAGACCGGGTTGTTATGATGGTTCTTGGGGACAACTGTCACTTTCAACGTGATGAtcggcag GTGACGTGGGAGCGAGGCAAGGAGCTGGGGCGAGAGGGACGCGTGGCGTTCTTAGAGGTCTCCTCTGTCACCGCCGCCAATCTGGAAACGGCCCTCAAGTCCGTGGCTCGCGCTGTGCTGGCTAAG GAATCGGCGGCTGCCCACCAGTCCTCAAGCAACGACAGAAGCACGTGTTCATTGCAGTAA
- the LOC135112779 gene encoding ras-related protein Rab-8B-like isoform X2, whose translation MARPPRVIKVLVVGNSTVDKGLLLSKFENSERRDYSFVSTIGIPFRVRDVNVDGQTVRLQLWDAGWTEAWAAVDASSHDARAASALLLVYDVTREDTYESVRMWLQRVKSAGRCTDRVVMMVLGDNCHFQRDDRQVTWERGKELGREGRVAFLEVSSVTAANLETALKSVARAVLAKESAAAHQSSSNDRSTCSLQ comes from the exons ATGGCCCGTCCTCCTCGTGTTATTAAGGTATTAGTGGTGGGGAACAGTACTGTGGATAAAGGACTCTTGCTCAGCAAATTCGAGAACAGTGAGAGAAGAGATTATTCCTTTGTATCTACTATTG GCATTCCCTTTCGTGTGAGGGACGTAAACGTAGATGGCCAGACGGTCAGACTGCAGCTGTGGGACGCAGGGTGGACCGAGGCGTGGGCTGCCGTGGACGCCTCGTCCCACGACGCCCGTGCAGCTTCCGCCCTTCTGCTGGTGTACGATGTGACTAGGGAAGACACCTATGAGAGCGTCAGGATGTG GCTGCAGAGAGTGAAATCGGCTGGACGTTGCACAGACCGGGTTGTTATGATGGTTCTTGGGGACAACTGTCACTTTCAACGTGATGAtcggcag GTGACGTGGGAGCGAGGCAAGGAGCTGGGGCGAGAGGGACGCGTGGCGTTCTTAGAGGTCTCCTCTGTCACCGCCGCCAATCTGGAAACGGCCCTCAAGTCCGTGGCTCGCGCTGTGCTGGCTAAG GAATCGGCGGCTGCCCACCAGTCCTCAAGCAACGACAGAAGCACGTGTTCATTGCAGTAA
- the LOC135112778 gene encoding uncharacterized protein LOC135112778 produces MPTPRVKNDASLHSMAPSNNGKKTSLRCPIQASAVPTNHHVTMQKGTQTEGMMEPQTHPMEEFKKDRQVQSLEVTCNCCIMKVKGSDALGHLFFGRLKCANCMFIISQCQRFKKIYPAPGKCPKTQKAHSLTQWVMPTLNYLSYCARRETVISGFYENDKSNIGEDVLHDIIASYLRSLLPLKNLLPWKSAFTDPSIQTIMKTKVLVSQPQKSEPEDKVVQQSQTEGTQQVSLSSTSSSAHAAPKFSPLKRKMVQERDNQQSTPARQKDQNNPPVITHATRASQQKAKVKEEESSKMKYKDPPPAIQAPKKSTPQKRKTQQNSTKDTSQDTTMANNTLVVTKRTSDLSEENSSDLSQVKKERKPGKGNKKPYLDIIPKNVLHSMNYLVVQLSAEECLEECPNCYCPFNAEMCCVNISSLVIDFLCPNCDLAVYVMPEELYSEPA; encoded by the coding sequence ATCTCTGCATAGCATGGCACCTTCCAATAATGGCAAAAAAACATCTCTTCGGTGCCCCATACAAGCCTCAGCTGTTCCAACCAACCATCATGTGACAATgcagaaaggaacacaaactgAAGGCATGATGGAACCTCAGACTCATCCCATGGAAGAGTTCAAGAAGGATCGACAGGTTCAGTCTTTGGAGGTAACCTGCAATTGCTGTATtatgaaagtaaaaggaagtgATGCCCTTGGACATCTTTTCTTTGGGCGTCTAAAATGTGCCAACTGTATGTTTATCATCAGCCAGTGTCAAAGGTTTAAGAAGATTTATCCTGCACCTGGTAAGTGCCCAAAGACTCAGAAAGCCCATTCCTTGACACAGTGGGTAATGCCTACGTTGAATTACCTCTCTTACTGTGCCCGTAGAGAAACTGTCATCTCTGGCTTCTATGAGAATGATAAATCTAACATTGGTGAAGATGTGTTGCATGATATAATTGCATCATATCTGAGGTCACTGTTACCTCTAAAGAATTTACTGCCCTGGAAATCAGCCTTTACTGATCCATCAATTCAAACAATCATGAAGACTAAGGTCTTGGTATCTCAGCCTCAGAAATCAGAACCTGAAGATAAAGTGGTGCAGCAGAGTCAGACAGAAGGTACACAGCAGGTTAGCCTATCTTCAACAAGCTCATCAGCACATGCAGCACCAAAATTCAGTCCTTTGAAGAGAAAAATggtgcaagagagagacaaCCAACAAAGTACACCAGCAAGACAAAAGGATCAGAACAATCCTCCAGTGATCACTCATGCTACAAGAGCATCACAACAAAAGGCTaaggtaaaagaggaagagagtagcAAGATGAAATACAAAGATCCTCCACCAGCAATTCAAGCACCCAAAAAATCAACCccacagaagagaaagacacagCAAAACAGTACAAAAGATACCAGCCAGGACACCACCATGGCTAACAACACACTGGTGGTGACAAAAAGAACATCAGACCTTAGTGAGGAGAATTCTAGTGATCTGTCTCAggttaaaaaagaaaggaagccaggaaagggaaacaagaagccTTACTTGGACATtataccaaaaaatgtgttgcATTCCATGAATTATCTGGTTGTACAGCTTTCAGCAGAGGAATGTCTTGAAGAGTGTCCAAATTGTTATTGTCCATTCAATGCTGAGATGTGTTGTGTGAATATCTCCTCATTGGTTATAGACTTTTTGTGTCCCAACTGTGACCTTGCAGTGTATGTAATGCCAGAGGAGCTTTATAGTGAGCCAGCATAG